A region of Spiribacter roseus DNA encodes the following proteins:
- a CDS encoding Nudix family hydrolase produces MPSTAADRTRLSVAVGVIRDHRGRILISRRAAHRHQGERWEFPGGKVDAGESVEAALARELDEELGIQVLDTEPLIEIAHDYADRRVRLQVRAVEWRGTPTGREGQPLRWLAPEALEPAEFPVANRPIITALQLPRHYVISRDCDDPAEWLSALDRTLAAGATMIVFRVRLDAAARRALAREALARCRAAGASLMINGTAAEVREIGAAGLHMNAAQLAACSSRPLPADYRVAASCHSPEALRQAAACDADFAVLSPVQPTASHPDAAPLGWDTFAQWVADATLPVYALGGLQPGDAAIARACGGQGAAGISGWWGQASASSSSPSGMAGSPGI; encoded by the coding sequence ATGCCGAGTACCGCAGCTGACCGGACCCGGCTGTCGGTGGCGGTGGGCGTGATCCGCGACCATCGGGGCCGGATCCTGATCAGCCGGCGCGCCGCCCATCGCCATCAGGGCGAGCGCTGGGAGTTTCCCGGTGGCAAGGTCGATGCCGGCGAGTCGGTGGAGGCGGCGCTGGCCCGTGAACTCGATGAGGAGCTGGGTATACAGGTGCTGGACACCGAACCACTCATCGAGATCGCCCATGACTATGCCGATCGTCGGGTGCGGCTGCAGGTCCGCGCGGTGGAGTGGCGCGGCACGCCGACCGGCCGCGAAGGCCAGCCCCTGCGCTGGCTGGCCCCCGAAGCCCTCGAGCCGGCCGAGTTTCCGGTGGCCAACCGACCCATCATCACCGCGCTTCAGTTGCCCCGCCATTACGTGATCAGCCGCGACTGTGACGATCCGGCCGAGTGGTTGTCGGCACTCGACCGGACACTGGCGGCGGGTGCCACCATGATCGTATTCCGCGTCCGCCTGGACGCAGCGGCAAGGCGGGCCCTCGCGCGGGAGGCGCTGGCACGCTGCCGGGCCGCGGGCGCGTCGCTGATGATCAACGGGACCGCCGCCGAGGTTCGTGAGATCGGGGCTGCCGGACTGCACATGAATGCCGCTCAGTTGGCCGCCTGCTCATCCCGGCCACTGCCCGCGGACTATCGCGTGGCGGCCTCATGCCACAGCCCCGAGGCGCTCCGGCAGGCCGCGGCATGCGATGCGGACTTCGCCGTTCTCAGCCCGGTCCAGCCCACCGCGAGTCATCCCGATGCGGCGCCACTCGGCTGGGACACGTTCGCGCAGTGGGTGGCGGACGCGACGCTGCCCGTGTACGCGCTTGGCGGCCTGCAGCCCGGTGACGCGGCGATCGCCCGGGCCTGCGGGGGGCAGGGCGCCGCCGGTATATCGGGGTGGTGGGGTCAGGCGTCGGCGTCTTCGTCGTCACCATCCGGCATGGCGGGCTCGCCCGGGATCTGA
- the argJ gene encoding bifunctional glutamate N-acetyltransferase/amino-acid acetyltransferase ArgJ: protein MAVAQSELPHLHPVAGVQLGVAEAGVRKAGANDLVVMALQPGTRVAGVFTRNLFRAAPVRLAESNLRDDQPRYLLINTGNANAGTGPAGDQAARQNCAALAGHAGCRASQVIPFSTGVIGEPLPATRIDAALPAALEGLQPDHWALAADAIRTTDTRPKGRSQRLALSGGEVTLTGIAKGSGMIRPDMATMLAYVATDAQISTAALRQLLRGAVAVSFNRITVDGDTSTNDACMLMATGASGVALEADSDRQLFAEALTDLCIALAREIVADGEGATRDAAIQVTGARSIGEAERVAFSVAESPLFKTALFAADPNWGRILAAVGRAGVEDLDVDRVRIAIDDCPIVAAGGLSPDYDEALAARRMAADHVPVVIDLDRGGQAATVWTCDFSYDYVRINAEYRS, encoded by the coding sequence ATGGCCGTTGCCCAGTCCGAGTTACCGCACCTGCATCCCGTCGCCGGGGTTCAGCTGGGCGTGGCCGAGGCCGGCGTCCGCAAGGCCGGCGCCAATGATCTGGTGGTGATGGCCCTGCAGCCCGGTACCCGGGTGGCCGGGGTCTTCACCCGCAATCTGTTCCGCGCCGCGCCGGTGCGACTCGCTGAAAGCAACCTGCGTGATGACCAGCCGCGTTACCTGCTGATCAATACCGGGAATGCTAATGCCGGCACGGGCCCGGCCGGCGATCAGGCCGCCCGACAGAACTGCGCCGCCCTGGCCGGGCACGCCGGCTGCCGCGCGAGTCAGGTCATTCCGTTTTCCACCGGCGTCATTGGCGAGCCCCTGCCCGCGACGCGCATCGATGCCGCCCTGCCCGCCGCGCTCGAGGGCCTGCAGCCCGATCATTGGGCGCTGGCCGCCGATGCGATACGCACCACTGACACGCGTCCCAAGGGACGCAGTCAGCGGCTTGCCCTGAGCGGTGGCGAGGTTACGCTCACCGGCATTGCCAAGGGGTCGGGGATGATCCGGCCGGACATGGCGACCATGCTCGCGTATGTCGCCACGGATGCGCAGATCTCCACTGCGGCGCTGCGCCAGCTTCTGCGCGGGGCGGTGGCGGTCAGCTTCAACCGCATCACCGTTGACGGTGATACATCCACCAACGATGCCTGCATGTTGATGGCCACGGGTGCCAGTGGGGTGGCCCTGGAGGCGGACAGCGACCGCCAGCTGTTTGCCGAGGCCCTGACCGATCTGTGTATCGCACTGGCGCGGGAGATCGTCGCCGACGGCGAGGGAGCGACACGGGATGCGGCGATTCAGGTGACCGGTGCACGGAGTATTGGCGAGGCTGAGCGGGTCGCCTTCAGCGTCGCCGAATCCCCCCTGTTCAAGACCGCACTGTTCGCCGCCGATCCCAACTGGGGCCGGATCCTGGCCGCCGTGGGTCGTGCCGGGGTGGAGGACCTGGACGTCGACCGCGTCCGCATCGCCATCGATGACTGCCCCATTGTCGCCGCCGGCGGGTTGAGTCCGGACTACGACGAGGCGCTGGCCGCCCGTCGCATGGCGGCCGACCATGTCCCGGTGGTCATCGATCTGGACCGCGGCGGGCAGGCCGCGACGGTCTGGACCTGTGACTTCTCCTATGACTACGTCCGCATCAATGCCGAGTACCGCAGCTGA
- the secA gene encoding preprotein translocase subunit SecA produces the protein MLSGIAKKVLGTRNDRLVKRLRRQVTRINALEPTMQALSDDALQGMTDSLRERLNGGERLDSLLPEAFAVVREAAQRVLGLRHFDVQLIGGIVLHQGRIAEMKTGEGKTLVATLAAYLNALSGEGVHIITVNDYLARRDAEWMGRLYRFLGLEVGVVVPGMDGETKRAAYQADITYGTNNEFGFDYLRDNMALRAEDQMQRGRHFAIVDEVDSILIDEARTPLIISGKAEQSSDLYVSMNRIVPALEAQEEEDGPGDYYLDEKARQAFLTESGQERAEALLQEAGLLNEGESLYDARNIVMVHHLNAALRAQVLFQRDVHYLVRDGQIVIVDEFTGRAMPGRRWSEGLHQAIEAKEGVEIQAENQTLASITFQNFFRLYDKLSGMTGTADTEAYEFQHIYGLEVAVIPTHRPMVRKDHHDLVFLNQDDKYQAIVDDIKDCNAGGQPVLVGTTSIESSELISGALRKADIAHEVLNAKENEREAGIIAEAGQPGAVTIATNMAGRGTDIVLGGNLDVELAELGAEADESQREALRRDWQARHDRVIEAGGLHVIGTERHESRRIDNQLRGRSGRQGDPGSTRFFLSLDDSLLRIFASERVSGMMQRLGMQEGEAIESGMVSRVIENAQRKVEAHNFDMRKHLLEFDDVANDQRSVVYAQRNELLVSDDISGTIVDMQNDVLSELLDTHMPPGTIDDQWDIPALEEALQGQFGVTLPVAQWLEEEDELDREGVLERLQQAVVERYSEKEEAVKAIGVKMREVEKSFLLQVLDNQWKEHLAAMDFMRQGIGLRGMAQRNPKQEFKKEAFQMFQEMLDGIKRETIRILFNVNVRSPEDAEAADSQREAERARAMQFEHAQASALQGAGTAPAAAADEGGTDADRQPFVRGERKVGRNEACPCGSGKKYKHCHGRL, from the coding sequence ATGCTCAGCGGAATCGCAAAAAAGGTCCTTGGCACCCGCAACGACCGTCTGGTCAAACGGCTGCGTCGCCAGGTCACCCGCATCAACGCCCTGGAACCGACCATGCAGGCATTGTCGGACGATGCGCTGCAGGGCATGACGGACAGTCTGCGTGAGCGGCTGAATGGCGGCGAGCGCCTGGACAGTCTCCTGCCCGAGGCCTTTGCGGTGGTCCGGGAAGCGGCCCAGCGGGTCCTCGGCCTGCGCCACTTCGACGTCCAGCTCATTGGCGGCATCGTCCTGCATCAGGGCCGCATCGCCGAGATGAAGACCGGCGAAGGCAAGACCCTGGTGGCTACCCTCGCGGCCTACCTCAACGCCCTGTCCGGTGAGGGTGTGCACATCATCACCGTCAACGACTATCTGGCGCGGCGTGATGCCGAGTGGATGGGGCGGCTCTACCGCTTCCTCGGCCTGGAGGTGGGCGTCGTCGTGCCCGGCATGGACGGCGAGACCAAGCGCGCCGCCTATCAGGCCGATATCACCTACGGCACGAACAACGAGTTCGGCTTCGACTATCTGCGCGACAACATGGCGCTTCGGGCCGAGGATCAGATGCAGCGCGGCCGGCATTTCGCCATCGTCGACGAGGTCGACTCGATCCTCATCGACGAGGCGCGCACGCCACTCATCATCTCCGGTAAGGCCGAGCAGTCCAGCGACCTGTACGTGAGCATGAACCGGATCGTGCCGGCGCTCGAAGCTCAGGAAGAGGAAGACGGCCCGGGGGATTACTACCTCGACGAGAAGGCCCGTCAGGCCTTTCTGACCGAGTCGGGCCAGGAGCGGGCCGAGGCCCTGCTGCAGGAGGCCGGCCTGCTGAACGAGGGTGAAAGCCTGTACGACGCCCGCAACATCGTCATGGTCCATCACCTCAATGCCGCATTGCGCGCGCAGGTGCTGTTCCAGCGCGATGTCCACTATCTGGTCCGGGATGGTCAGATCGTCATCGTCGACGAGTTCACCGGCCGGGCCATGCCCGGGCGGCGCTGGTCCGAGGGGCTGCACCAGGCCATTGAGGCCAAGGAAGGCGTCGAGATCCAGGCCGAAAACCAGACCCTCGCCTCGATTACGTTCCAGAACTTCTTCCGCCTCTACGACAAGCTCTCCGGGATGACCGGTACGGCCGACACCGAAGCGTACGAGTTTCAGCACATCTATGGCCTGGAGGTGGCGGTCATCCCGACGCATCGGCCAATGGTGCGCAAGGATCATCACGATCTGGTGTTCCTCAACCAGGATGACAAATACCAGGCGATCGTTGACGACATCAAGGACTGCAACGCGGGGGGGCAGCCGGTGCTGGTGGGCACGACCTCCATCGAGAGCTCGGAGCTGATCTCCGGCGCCCTGCGCAAGGCGGACATCGCCCACGAGGTGCTCAACGCCAAGGAAAACGAGCGCGAGGCCGGCATTATTGCCGAGGCCGGTCAGCCGGGCGCCGTGACCATCGCGACCAACATGGCCGGTCGTGGCACTGACATCGTGCTGGGCGGCAATCTCGATGTCGAGCTGGCCGAGCTCGGCGCCGAGGCCGACGAGTCGCAGCGTGAGGCACTGCGGCGTGACTGGCAGGCCCGCCATGACCGGGTCATCGAGGCCGGCGGCCTGCATGTGATCGGCACCGAGCGCCATGAGTCACGGCGCATCGACAACCAGCTGCGGGGTCGCTCCGGTCGTCAGGGCGATCCGGGATCGACGCGCTTTTTCCTGTCACTGGATGACAGCCTGCTGCGGATCTTTGCCTCGGAGAGAGTCTCCGGGATGATGCAGCGCCTGGGTATGCAGGAAGGCGAGGCCATCGAGAGCGGCATGGTCTCGCGGGTGATCGAGAACGCCCAGCGCAAGGTCGAGGCGCACAACTTCGACATGCGCAAGCACCTGCTCGAGTTCGACGATGTGGCCAACGACCAGCGCAGCGTCGTCTATGCCCAGCGCAATGAACTGCTGGTCTCCGATGACATTTCCGGAACCATCGTCGACATGCAGAACGATGTCCTCTCGGAGCTGCTTGATACCCACATGCCGCCGGGCACCATTGATGATCAGTGGGATATTCCGGCCCTCGAGGAGGCCCTGCAGGGCCAGTTCGGCGTGACGCTGCCGGTGGCGCAGTGGCTGGAGGAAGAGGACGAGCTGGATCGTGAGGGCGTGCTCGAGCGGTTGCAGCAGGCGGTCGTCGAGCGCTATAGCGAAAAGGAAGAAGCGGTGAAGGCCATTGGCGTGAAGATGCGCGAGGTCGAGAAAAGCTTTCTCCTGCAGGTCCTCGACAACCAGTGGAAAGAGCATCTGGCCGCCATGGACTTCATGCGCCAGGGCATCGGGCTCCGCGGGATGGCGCAGCGCAATCCCAAGCAGGAGTTCAAGAAAGAAGCGTTCCAAATGTTCCAGGAGATGCTCGACGGCATCAAGCGCGAGACGATCCGCATTCTGTTCAACGTCAACGTGCGCAGCCCCGAAGATGCCGAGGCGGCGGACAGCCAGCGGGAGGCGGAGCGTGCCCGGGCCATGCAGTTCGAGCATGCCCAGGCGAGTGCCCTGCAGGGCGCTGGTACGGCACCGGCGGCGGCTGCCGATGAGGGCGGGACGGACGCGGATCGTCAGCCCTTCGTGCGTGGTGAGCGCAAGGTCGGTCGCAACGAGGCCTGCCCCTGCGGTTCGGGCAAGAAGTACAAGCACTGTCACGGCCGGCTGTAG
- a CDS encoding DciA family protein, producing the protein MSERRAGGPGRLQGIMRRSSSDMKAIRRQTALLERATRTLNGALPGRLHGHWQVAALSTDALIVTAESSAWATPLRAYQSALLATAGESLGVRPARLQIRLATPPPARPPRRRSATLSDETARHLESAARGMDDERLAESLRRLASRRRGASGDG; encoded by the coding sequence ATGAGCGAGCGCAGGGCCGGCGGCCCCGGCCGCCTACAGGGAATCATGCGGCGATCGAGCAGCGACATGAAGGCCATCCGGCGCCAGACCGCCCTGCTCGAGCGGGCGACGCGCACACTCAACGGCGCCCTGCCCGGGCGCCTGCACGGCCACTGGCAGGTCGCCGCCCTGTCCACCGATGCGCTGATCGTGACCGCCGAGAGCTCGGCATGGGCGACGCCGCTGCGCGCCTATCAATCGGCGCTGCTGGCTACGGCCGGCGAATCCCTGGGGGTGCGGCCGGCCCGACTGCAGATCCGCCTGGCCACACCTCCCCCGGCGAGACCGCCGCGGCGTCGGAGTGCCACCCTGAGCGATGAGACGGCCCGGCACCTGGAATCCGCCGCCCGCGGCATGGACGACGAGCGTCTCGCCGAGTCGCTGCGACGCCTGGCCTCACGCCGTCGTGGCGCCTCAGGTGACGGGTAG
- the lpxC gene encoding UDP-3-O-acyl-N-acetylglucosamine deacetylase, translating to MIRQRTLKNSIRATGVGLHTGEKVYLTLRPAPANTGIRFCRIDLDPVVEIAADPENVADTVLSTCLSRDGVRVATVEHLLSAMAGLGIDNAYIDLSAPEVPIMDGSAGPFVFLIRSAGTLEQAAPKRFVRITRPLTIEEPDGKRVSFAPHDGFKVSYTLEFDHPVFRAGERTAEVDFSSTSFVKEVSRARTFGFMRDIEYLRQNNLALGGSLDNAIVVDDYRVLNEDGLRYQNEFAKHKILDAIGDLYQLNRSLIGAFHGYKSGHELNNRLLRKLLVERDAWEEVTFEGDEVAPITYDQPLPVT from the coding sequence ATGATTCGACAACGCACGCTCAAAAACAGCATCCGGGCGACCGGTGTCGGGCTCCACACGGGGGAGAAGGTCTACCTGACCCTGCGCCCGGCACCGGCCAATACCGGCATCCGCTTCTGTCGGATCGACCTTGACCCGGTCGTCGAGATTGCCGCCGATCCGGAGAATGTGGCCGATACCGTGCTCTCGACCTGTCTGAGCCGGGATGGCGTGCGTGTCGCCACGGTCGAGCATCTGCTCTCGGCCATGGCGGGGCTGGGCATCGACAATGCCTACATCGACCTCTCGGCACCGGAAGTGCCGATCATGGACGGCAGTGCCGGGCCCTTCGTGTTTCTGATCCGCTCGGCCGGGACCCTCGAGCAGGCCGCTCCCAAGCGGTTCGTGCGCATCACCCGCCCGCTGACCATCGAGGAGCCGGACGGCAAGCGCGTCAGTTTCGCGCCTCATGACGGCTTCAAGGTGAGTTACACCCTCGAGTTCGATCACCCGGTGTTCCGGGCCGGCGAGCGCACGGCCGAGGTCGACTTCTCATCCACCTCGTTCGTCAAGGAGGTCAGCCGCGCCCGTACCTTCGGCTTCATGCGCGACATCGAGTACCTGCGCCAGAACAACCTCGCGCTGGGGGGCAGTCTCGACAATGCCATCGTGGTCGATGACTACCGGGTGCTCAACGAGGATGGCCTGCGGTACCAGAATGAGTTCGCCAAGCATAAGATCCTGGATGCCATCGGCGATCTCTATCAGCTCAACCGCAGCCTGATCGGCGCCTTTCACGGCTACAAGTCGGGCCACGAGCTCAACAATCGACTGCTGCGCAAGCTGCTGGTCGAACGCGATGCCTGGGAAGAGGTGACCTTCGAGGGCGACGAGGTGGCGCCGATCACCTACGATCAGCCGCTACCCGTCACCTGA
- the ftsZ gene encoding cell division protein FtsZ, with the protein MFELMDSYNQNAVIKVVGVGGGGGNAVQHMVAADVDGVDFICANTDAQALRNSSARTTLQLGQGITKGLGAGAHPQVGREAADHDRERIAEVLEGADMVFITAGMGGGTGTGAAPVVAQIAREMGVLTVAVVTKPFPFEGKKRMSVAEEGIRELEREVDSLITIPNEKLLAVLGQELTLLNAFKSANDVLLGAVKGIAELITRPGLINVDFADVRTVMSEMGMAVMGSGESSGEGRAREAAERAIACPLLEDANIAGANGVLVNVTAGLDLSIGEFDEVGNAVKEFASDEATVVVGTVIDPELEGEIRVTVVATGLAADRPAQEPEAAPAARLVPRKAASGDPASETPERPAARQWSANGSNTAAAGSDMEYLDIPAFLRRQAD; encoded by the coding sequence ATGTTCGAGTTAATGGATAGCTACAACCAGAATGCGGTCATCAAGGTCGTCGGCGTCGGCGGTGGCGGCGGCAACGCCGTGCAGCACATGGTCGCCGCCGATGTGGACGGGGTGGATTTCATCTGCGCCAACACCGATGCCCAGGCACTGCGTAACAGCTCGGCCCGGACCACGCTGCAGCTGGGTCAGGGCATCACCAAGGGGCTGGGCGCCGGGGCCCATCCGCAGGTCGGCCGCGAGGCCGCCGATCACGACCGGGAGCGGATCGCCGAGGTGCTGGAAGGCGCCGACATGGTGTTCATCACCGCCGGCATGGGCGGCGGGACCGGCACCGGGGCGGCGCCGGTGGTGGCGCAGATCGCCCGCGAAATGGGCGTGCTGACGGTGGCCGTGGTCACCAAGCCGTTCCCGTTCGAGGGCAAGAAGCGCATGAGCGTGGCCGAGGAGGGGATCCGCGAGCTCGAGCGTGAGGTCGACTCGCTGATCACCATCCCCAACGAAAAGCTGCTTGCGGTGCTGGGTCAGGAGCTGACGCTGCTGAACGCGTTCAAGTCGGCCAACGATGTCCTGCTCGGGGCCGTCAAGGGCATTGCCGAGCTCATCACACGCCCCGGCCTGATCAACGTCGACTTCGCTGACGTGCGCACGGTCATGTCCGAGATGGGCATGGCGGTGATGGGATCCGGTGAGTCCAGCGGCGAGGGCCGGGCGCGCGAGGCCGCCGAACGGGCCATTGCCTGCCCGCTGCTCGAGGATGCCAATATCGCCGGCGCCAATGGCGTGCTGGTGAATGTGACCGCGGGGCTGGACCTGTCCATCGGCGAGTTCGATGAAGTGGGTAATGCCGTCAAGGAGTTTGCCTCGGACGAGGCGACCGTCGTAGTGGGCACCGTGATCGATCCCGAGCTCGAGGGCGAGATCCGGGTCACGGTGGTGGCGACCGGCCTGGCCGCTGATCGCCCGGCGCAGGAGCCCGAGGCGGCGCCGGCCGCACGGCTGGTTCCGCGTAAGGCGGCGAGTGGTGATCCGGCCAGCGAGACCCCCGAACGGCCGGCAGCCCGTCAGTGGAGTGCCAACGGCAGCAATACTGCCGCAGCGGGTAGCGACATGGAATACCTGGATATTCCGGCGTTTCTCCGCCGCCAGGCCGACTGA
- the ftsA gene encoding cell division protein FtsA — MTKKQERNLLVGLDIGTSKVVAIVGEMQAGGDVEVIGIGSHRSRGLKKGVVVNIESTVQSIQRAVEEAELMAGCQIHSVYVGIAGSHVRSLNSHGIVAIKDREVTRSDVERVLDAARAVAIPADQEILHTLPQEYIIDSQEGVREPVGMSGVRLEAKVHMVTGAVSAAQNIVKCIRRCGLEVDDVILEQLASSHAVLTEDEKELGVCLVDIGGGTTDIAVFTDGAIRHTAVIPIAGDQVTNDIAVALRTPTQHAEDIKMRYACALSQLATSNETIEVASVGDRPPRRLSRQTLAEVVEPRYEELMTLVQAELRRSGFEDLIAAGVVLTGGSSKMEGAVDLAEEVFHTPVRLGLPQHMTGLTDVVRNPIYSTGVGLLHGGWQHRDESRPELSAGGAQGFTAVWGRMRDWFKGNF, encoded by the coding sequence ATGACAAAAAAACAGGAACGCAATCTGCTGGTGGGCCTGGATATCGGCACTTCGAAGGTCGTGGCGATTGTGGGTGAGATGCAGGCGGGCGGCGATGTCGAGGTGATCGGCATCGGTTCGCACCGCTCGCGGGGCCTGAAAAAGGGCGTCGTGGTCAATATCGAGTCCACGGTCCAGTCCATCCAGCGTGCGGTGGAGGAGGCCGAGCTCATGGCCGGCTGCCAGATCCACTCGGTCTATGTGGGCATCGCCGGCAGCCATGTGCGCTCGCTCAACTCCCACGGCATCGTCGCCATCAAGGACCGTGAGGTGACCCGCAGCGATGTCGAGCGGGTCCTCGACGCGGCGCGGGCCGTGGCCATTCCCGCGGATCAGGAGATCCTCCACACCCTGCCGCAGGAGTACATCATCGACAGTCAGGAAGGCGTCCGGGAACCGGTGGGGATGTCCGGTGTGCGTCTCGAGGCCAAGGTCCACATGGTGACCGGTGCGGTCAGCGCCGCCCAGAACATCGTCAAGTGCATCCGGCGCTGCGGGCTTGAGGTGGACGATGTGATCCTCGAGCAGCTGGCGTCGAGCCACGCCGTGCTGACCGAGGACGAAAAGGAACTGGGCGTCTGTCTGGTGGACATCGGCGGCGGCACCACCGACATCGCGGTATTCACCGATGGCGCCATCCGTCATACCGCGGTGATTCCCATTGCCGGCGACCAGGTCACCAACGACATTGCGGTGGCGCTGCGCACGCCCACCCAGCACGCCGAGGACATCAAGATGCGCTACGCCTGCGCACTGTCCCAGCTTGCGACCAGTAACGAGACCATCGAGGTGGCCTCGGTGGGAGATCGCCCGCCGCGGCGGCTGTCCCGCCAGACCCTTGCCGAGGTCGTCGAGCCCCGCTACGAGGAGCTCATGACGCTGGTCCAGGCGGAACTCCGGCGGAGTGGGTTCGAGGATCTGATTGCCGCCGGCGTCGTGCTGACCGGCGGCAGCTCGAAGATGGAAGGCGCGGTGGATCTCGCTGAGGAGGTCTTCCACACCCCGGTGCGTCTGGGGCTACCGCAACACATGACGGGGCTGACGGATGTCGTCCGCAACCCCATCTACTCCACGGGCGTCGGTCTGCTGCATGGCGGCTGGCAACACCGTGACGAATCGCGTCCGGAACTCTCAGCCGGCGGAGCCCAGGGCTTCACGGCGGTATGGGGCCGGATGAGGGACTGGTTCAAGGGAAATTTCTGA
- a CDS encoding cell division protein FtsQ/DivIB, with product MSGFVSQRAALLLLLGCLTALGAGALHALDRGWVGPLLPLERIGFDGELARLQASELRAALSGSLQGGLLTADVTAIREAVESRPWVATATVRRVWPDALRVTIDAHQAVAIWGEGALMNADADLFRPSPLPDLALPALAGPPGSAERVLARYRALQARLESVSLKAVALTLNERRAWTLTLDGGGVVRLGRDSVDARLARFVAAWQQLPETDQRQPAVADLRYPDGFALRWQDEE from the coding sequence GTGAGCGGTTTTGTGAGCCAACGCGCGGCGCTGTTGCTGTTGCTGGGATGCCTGACGGCACTCGGCGCCGGCGCCCTGCATGCCCTCGACCGGGGCTGGGTGGGGCCGTTGCTGCCCCTCGAGCGGATCGGCTTCGACGGCGAACTGGCGCGCCTGCAGGCCTCGGAGCTGCGCGCGGCGCTGAGTGGATCGCTGCAGGGCGGGTTGCTGACCGCCGACGTGACCGCGATCCGCGAGGCGGTCGAGTCGCGGCCATGGGTGGCCACGGCGACGGTCCGGCGGGTCTGGCCGGATGCCCTGCGGGTCACCATCGATGCACATCAGGCAGTGGCGATCTGGGGGGAGGGCGCGCTGATGAACGCCGATGCCGACCTGTTCCGGCCCAGTCCGCTGCCGGATCTGGCGCTACCGGCCCTGGCCGGTCCGCCGGGCAGTGCCGAGCGGGTGCTCGCCCGTTATCGGGCGCTGCAGGCCCGGCTCGAGTCAGTCTCTCTGAAGGCCGTGGCGCTGACGCTGAACGAGCGTCGGGCTTGGACGCTGACACTCGACGGTGGCGGGGTCGTGCGTCTGGGCCGCGACTCGGTCGACGCCCGCCTGGCGCGCTTTGTCGCCGCCTGGCAGCAGTTGCCCGAGACCGATCAACGACAGCCGGCGGTGGCCGATCTGCGCTACCCCGATGGATTTGCCCTGCGGTGGCAGGACGAGGAATGA
- a CDS encoding D-alanine--D-alanine ligase: MTLDAHLQGHDPGRVAVLMGGHSAEREISLASGGECLAALQAMGVEATAFDPAERPVAALADYDRAFIALHGPGGEDGVMQGALEAMGIPYTGSGVLASALGMDKLRSKCIWQAMDLPTPAFRVLRHGDDPQAVVEALGLPLFVKPLREGSSMGTTRVDRGADLAAAAEQARAFGGAALVERCIDGPEYTLALLADRDLPAIRIEVDEPFYDYRAKYQSESTRMVLPCGLDVAAEARMAQLARRAFAAIGACGWGRVDVMADSQGGLWLLEVNTIPGMTDHSLVPAAAASAGIGTHELVARILLTSWRHGDGQ, translated from the coding sequence ATGACGCTTGATGCACACCTCCAGGGGCATGATCCCGGCCGGGTGGCGGTGCTGATGGGCGGCCACTCGGCGGAGCGCGAAATCTCACTGGCCAGCGGCGGCGAGTGCCTGGCGGCGCTGCAGGCGATGGGGGTCGAGGCCACGGCCTTTGACCCCGCCGAGCGCCCGGTGGCGGCCCTTGCGGACTATGACCGCGCGTTCATCGCCCTGCACGGGCCGGGCGGCGAGGATGGCGTGATGCAGGGTGCGCTGGAGGCCATGGGCATCCCCTACACCGGCAGCGGCGTGCTGGCCTCGGCCCTCGGCATGGACAAGCTGCGCAGTAAATGCATCTGGCAGGCGATGGACCTGCCCACGCCGGCCTTCCGTGTGCTGCGGCATGGCGACGACCCGCAGGCGGTGGTCGAGGCGCTGGGGCTGCCGCTTTTCGTCAAGCCGCTGCGTGAGGGGTCAAGCATGGGCACGACCCGGGTGGATCGCGGCGCCGACCTGGCCGCGGCGGCCGAGCAGGCGCGGGCGTTTGGTGGGGCGGCGCTGGTCGAGCGCTGCATCGACGGCCCCGAATACACGCTTGCGCTGCTGGCGGACCGCGACCTGCCCGCCATTCGCATCGAGGTGGATGAACCGTTTTATGACTACCGCGCCAAGTACCAGTCCGAGTCCACGCGGATGGTCCTGCCCTGCGGTCTGGACGTGGCGGCCGAGGCCCGGATGGCGCAGCTGGCGCGTCGCGCTTTTGCCGCTATCGGCGCCTGCGGCTGGGGGCGTGTGGATGTCATGGCGGATTCCCAGGGCGGTCTGTGGCTGCTCGAGGTGAACACCATCCCGGGCATGACCGATCACTCGCTGGTGCCCGCTGCGGCCGCATCCGCCGGGATCGGGACGCACGAGCTGGTGGCGCGGATTCTGCTGACGAGCTGGAGGCATGGTGACGGGCAGTGA